One genomic region from Lacerta agilis isolate rLacAgi1 chromosome 13, rLacAgi1.pri, whole genome shotgun sequence encodes:
- the SMURF1 gene encoding E3 ubiquitin-protein ligase SMURF1 isoform X2: MSNAGTRRAGSSIKVRLTVLCAKNLAKKDFFRLPDPFAKVVVDGSGQCHSTDTVKNTLDPKWNQHYDLYVGKSDSITISVWNHKKIHKKQGAGFLGCVRLLSNAISRLKDTGYQRLDLCKLNPTDTDAVRGQIVVSLQTRDRIGTGGSVVDCRGLLENEGTVYEDSGPGRPLSCYMEEPAPYTDSTGAAGGGNCRFVESPSQDQTLQVQRLRTPDVRGHVQTPQNRPHGHQSPSPDLPEGYEQRTTVQGQVYFLHTQTGVSTWHDPRIPRDLNSVNCDELGPLPPGWEVRSTVSGRIYFVDHNNRTTQFTDPRLHHIMNHQCQLKEPNQPLPVPSEGSLEDSEELPAQRYERDLVQKLKILRHELSLQQPQAGHCRIEVSREEIFEESYRQIMKMRPKDLKKRLMVKFRGEEGLDYGGVAREWLYLLCHEMLNPYYGLFQYSTDNIYMLQINPDSSINPDHLSYFHFVGRIMGLAVFHGHYINGGFTVPFYKQLLGKPIQLSDLESVDPELHKSLVWILENDITPVLDHTFCVEHNAFGRILQHELKPNGRNVSVTEENKKEYVRLYVNWRFMRGIEAQFLALQKGFNELIPQHLLKPFDQKELELIIGGLDKIDLNDWKSNTRLKHCMGDSNIVKWFWQAVEAFDEERRARLLQFVTGSTRVPLQGFKALQGAAGPRLFTIHLIDANTDNLPKAHTCFNRIDIPPYESYEKLYEKLLTAVEETCGFAVE, encoded by the exons ATATGTTGGGAAATCGGATTCTATCACCATCAGTGTCTGGAACCACAAGAAAATACACAAAAAGCAGGGAGCTGGCTTCCTGGGGTGTGTTCGACTCCTTTCCAATGCCATCAGTAGGCTAAAAGATACTGGAT ACCAGCGTTTGGATCTATGCAAACTAAACCCCACAGATACCGATGCAGTACGAGGCCAGATAGTGG TCAGCTTACAGACACGGGACAGGATAGGCACAGGAGGGTCTGTTGTAGATTGCAGGGGGCTGCTGGAGAATGAAGG AACGGTTTATGAAGACTCAGGACCTGGAAGGCCACTGAGCTGTTACATGGAGGAGCCGGCGCCATACACAGACAGCACTGGAGCTGCTGGAGGAGGGAATTGTAGATTTGTGGAATCCCCCAGTCAGGACCAGACACTCCAGGTGCAGCGTTTACGGACTCCTGATGTGAGAGGTCATGTACAAACCCCCCAAAATAGGCCACATGGTCATCAGTCCCCATCGCCTGACCTGCCTGAAGGCTATG aacaaaggacaacagtaCAGGGACAAGTTTACTTTTTACATACACAAACTGGTGTTAGCACATGGCATGATCCCAGGATACCAAG AGACCTTAACAGTGTGAATTGTGATGAACTTGGACCTCTACCGCCAGGTTGGGAAGTTCGAAGTACAGTGTCGGGAAGAATATATTTTGTAGATCACAATAACAGAACCACACAATTCACAGACCCAAGACTGCATCACATCATGAA TCACCAATGCCAACTAAAAGAACCCAACCAGCCTTTGCCAGTGCCGAGTGAGGGATCATTGGAAGACAGCGAGGAGTTGCCTGCTCAGAGATACGAGCGAGACTTGGTGCAGAAGCTAAAGATCCTCAGGCATGAGCTCTCCCTCCAGCAACCCCAAGCTGGCCACTGCCGCATCGAAGTATCGAGGGAAGAAATATTTGAG GAATCATACCGGCAGATAATGAAGATGAGGCCAAAAGATCTAAAGAAGAGACTGATGGTGAAATTTCGAGGAGAAGAAGGCTTGGATTATGGTGGAGTGGCAAG GGAGTGGTTGTACCTTCTGTGCCATGAAATGCTGAACCCTTATTATGGACTCTTCCAGTACTCCACGGATAACATTTATATGCTGCAAATAAATCCAGACTCCTCTATCAATCCT GATCATCTGTCTTACTTCCACTTTGTTGGTCGGATAATGGGTCTGGCTGTGTTCCATGGGCACTACATCAACGGAGGTTTCACTGTTCCTTTCTACAAACAGCTGCTGGGCAAACCCATCCAGTTATCTGATCTGGAATCAGTCGACCCAGAACTACACAAGAGTTTAGTTTGGATTCT AGAGAATGACATCACTCCGGTTCTGGACCATACTTTCTGCGTGGAGCACAACGCTTTTGGCAGGATTCTGCAACATGAGCTCAAACCAAATGGAAGAAATGTTTCTGTTACAGAGGAGAACAAGAAAGAATATGTGAG GTTGTACGTTAACTGGCGGTTCATGAGAGGGATTGAGGCCCAGTTCCTGGCTCTTCAGAAAGGCTTTAACGAACTTATTCCTCAACACCTACTGAAGCCTTTTGACCAGAAGGAGCTTGAG CTCATAATCGGTGGCTTGGATAAGATCGACTTGAATGACTGGAAGTCCAACACCCGCCTGAAGCACTGCATGGGAGACAGCAATATTGTCAAGTGGTTCTGGCAAGCGGTGGAAGCCTTTGATGAGGAGAGGAGGGCCAGGCTGCTGCAGTTTGTGACGGGCTCCACGCGGGTtcccctccagggtttcaaggcTCTGCAAG GCGCCGCAGGACCCAGGCTCTTCACTATCCACCTGATAGATGCAAATACAGACAACCTTCCAAAAGCTCATACTTG CTTTAACAGAATTGACATTCCGCCTTATGAGTCCTATGAGAAGCTTTATGAGAAGCTGCTGACAGCTGTGGAAGAGACATGTGGGTTTGCAGTGGAGTGA
- the SMURF1 gene encoding E3 ubiquitin-protein ligase SMURF1 isoform X3: protein MSNAGTRRAGSSIKVRLTVLCAKNLAKKDFFRLPDPFAKVVVDGSGQCHSTDTVKNTLDPKWNQHYDLYVGKSDSITISVWNHKKIHKKQGAGFLGCVRLLSNAISRLKDTGFSLQTRDRIGTGGSVVDCRGLLENEGTVYEDSGPGRPLSCYMEEPAPYTDSTGAAGGGNCRFVESPSQDQTLQVQRLRTPDVRGHVQTPQNRPHGHQSPSPDLPEGYEQRTTVQGQVYFLHTQTGVSTWHDPRIPRDLNSVNCDELGPLPPGWEVRSTVSGRIYFVDHNNRTTQFTDPRLHHIMNHQCQLKEPNQPLPVPSEGSLEDSEELPAQRYERDLVQKLKILRHELSLQQPQAGHCRIEVSREEIFEESYRQIMKMRPKDLKKRLMVKFRGEEGLDYGGVAREWLYLLCHEMLNPYYGLFQYSTDNIYMLQINPDSSINPDHLSYFHFVGRIMGLAVFHGHYINGGFTVPFYKQLLGKPIQLSDLESVDPELHKSLVWILENDITPVLDHTFCVEHNAFGRILQHELKPNGRNVSVTEENKKEYVRLYVNWRFMRGIEAQFLALQKGFNELIPQHLLKPFDQKELELIIGGLDKIDLNDWKSNTRLKHCMGDSNIVKWFWQAVEAFDEERRARLLQFVTGSTRVPLQGFKALQGSTGAAGPRLFTIHLIDANTDNLPKAHTCFNRIDIPPYESYEKLYEKLLTAVEETCGFAVE from the exons ATATGTTGGGAAATCGGATTCTATCACCATCAGTGTCTGGAACCACAAGAAAATACACAAAAAGCAGGGAGCTGGCTTCCTGGGGTGTGTTCGACTCCTTTCCAATGCCATCAGTAGGCTAAAAGATACTGGAT TCAGCTTACAGACACGGGACAGGATAGGCACAGGAGGGTCTGTTGTAGATTGCAGGGGGCTGCTGGAGAATGAAGG AACGGTTTATGAAGACTCAGGACCTGGAAGGCCACTGAGCTGTTACATGGAGGAGCCGGCGCCATACACAGACAGCACTGGAGCTGCTGGAGGAGGGAATTGTAGATTTGTGGAATCCCCCAGTCAGGACCAGACACTCCAGGTGCAGCGTTTACGGACTCCTGATGTGAGAGGTCATGTACAAACCCCCCAAAATAGGCCACATGGTCATCAGTCCCCATCGCCTGACCTGCCTGAAGGCTATG aacaaaggacaacagtaCAGGGACAAGTTTACTTTTTACATACACAAACTGGTGTTAGCACATGGCATGATCCCAGGATACCAAG AGACCTTAACAGTGTGAATTGTGATGAACTTGGACCTCTACCGCCAGGTTGGGAAGTTCGAAGTACAGTGTCGGGAAGAATATATTTTGTAGATCACAATAACAGAACCACACAATTCACAGACCCAAGACTGCATCACATCATGAA TCACCAATGCCAACTAAAAGAACCCAACCAGCCTTTGCCAGTGCCGAGTGAGGGATCATTGGAAGACAGCGAGGAGTTGCCTGCTCAGAGATACGAGCGAGACTTGGTGCAGAAGCTAAAGATCCTCAGGCATGAGCTCTCCCTCCAGCAACCCCAAGCTGGCCACTGCCGCATCGAAGTATCGAGGGAAGAAATATTTGAG GAATCATACCGGCAGATAATGAAGATGAGGCCAAAAGATCTAAAGAAGAGACTGATGGTGAAATTTCGAGGAGAAGAAGGCTTGGATTATGGTGGAGTGGCAAG GGAGTGGTTGTACCTTCTGTGCCATGAAATGCTGAACCCTTATTATGGACTCTTCCAGTACTCCACGGATAACATTTATATGCTGCAAATAAATCCAGACTCCTCTATCAATCCT GATCATCTGTCTTACTTCCACTTTGTTGGTCGGATAATGGGTCTGGCTGTGTTCCATGGGCACTACATCAACGGAGGTTTCACTGTTCCTTTCTACAAACAGCTGCTGGGCAAACCCATCCAGTTATCTGATCTGGAATCAGTCGACCCAGAACTACACAAGAGTTTAGTTTGGATTCT AGAGAATGACATCACTCCGGTTCTGGACCATACTTTCTGCGTGGAGCACAACGCTTTTGGCAGGATTCTGCAACATGAGCTCAAACCAAATGGAAGAAATGTTTCTGTTACAGAGGAGAACAAGAAAGAATATGTGAG GTTGTACGTTAACTGGCGGTTCATGAGAGGGATTGAGGCCCAGTTCCTGGCTCTTCAGAAAGGCTTTAACGAACTTATTCCTCAACACCTACTGAAGCCTTTTGACCAGAAGGAGCTTGAG CTCATAATCGGTGGCTTGGATAAGATCGACTTGAATGACTGGAAGTCCAACACCCGCCTGAAGCACTGCATGGGAGACAGCAATATTGTCAAGTGGTTCTGGCAAGCGGTGGAAGCCTTTGATGAGGAGAGGAGGGCCAGGCTGCTGCAGTTTGTGACGGGCTCCACGCGGGTtcccctccagggtttcaaggcTCTGCAAG GTTCTACAGGCGCCGCAGGACCCAGGCTCTTCACTATCCACCTGATAGATGCAAATACAGACAACCTTCCAAAAGCTCATACTTG CTTTAACAGAATTGACATTCCGCCTTATGAGTCCTATGAGAAGCTTTATGAGAAGCTGCTGACAGCTGTGGAAGAGACATGTGGGTTTGCAGTGGAGTGA
- the SMURF1 gene encoding E3 ubiquitin-protein ligase SMURF1 isoform X1: protein MSNAGTRRAGSSIKVRLTVLCAKNLAKKDFFRLPDPFAKVVVDGSGQCHSTDTVKNTLDPKWNQHYDLYVGKSDSITISVWNHKKIHKKQGAGFLGCVRLLSNAISRLKDTGYQRLDLCKLNPTDTDAVRGQIVVSLQTRDRIGTGGSVVDCRGLLENEGTVYEDSGPGRPLSCYMEEPAPYTDSTGAAGGGNCRFVESPSQDQTLQVQRLRTPDVRGHVQTPQNRPHGHQSPSPDLPEGYEQRTTVQGQVYFLHTQTGVSTWHDPRIPRDLNSVNCDELGPLPPGWEVRSTVSGRIYFVDHNNRTTQFTDPRLHHIMNHQCQLKEPNQPLPVPSEGSLEDSEELPAQRYERDLVQKLKILRHELSLQQPQAGHCRIEVSREEIFEESYRQIMKMRPKDLKKRLMVKFRGEEGLDYGGVAREWLYLLCHEMLNPYYGLFQYSTDNIYMLQINPDSSINPDHLSYFHFVGRIMGLAVFHGHYINGGFTVPFYKQLLGKPIQLSDLESVDPELHKSLVWILENDITPVLDHTFCVEHNAFGRILQHELKPNGRNVSVTEENKKEYVRLYVNWRFMRGIEAQFLALQKGFNELIPQHLLKPFDQKELELIIGGLDKIDLNDWKSNTRLKHCMGDSNIVKWFWQAVEAFDEERRARLLQFVTGSTRVPLQGFKALQGSTGAAGPRLFTIHLIDANTDNLPKAHTCFNRIDIPPYESYEKLYEKLLTAVEETCGFAVE, encoded by the exons ATATGTTGGGAAATCGGATTCTATCACCATCAGTGTCTGGAACCACAAGAAAATACACAAAAAGCAGGGAGCTGGCTTCCTGGGGTGTGTTCGACTCCTTTCCAATGCCATCAGTAGGCTAAAAGATACTGGAT ACCAGCGTTTGGATCTATGCAAACTAAACCCCACAGATACCGATGCAGTACGAGGCCAGATAGTGG TCAGCTTACAGACACGGGACAGGATAGGCACAGGAGGGTCTGTTGTAGATTGCAGGGGGCTGCTGGAGAATGAAGG AACGGTTTATGAAGACTCAGGACCTGGAAGGCCACTGAGCTGTTACATGGAGGAGCCGGCGCCATACACAGACAGCACTGGAGCTGCTGGAGGAGGGAATTGTAGATTTGTGGAATCCCCCAGTCAGGACCAGACACTCCAGGTGCAGCGTTTACGGACTCCTGATGTGAGAGGTCATGTACAAACCCCCCAAAATAGGCCACATGGTCATCAGTCCCCATCGCCTGACCTGCCTGAAGGCTATG aacaaaggacaacagtaCAGGGACAAGTTTACTTTTTACATACACAAACTGGTGTTAGCACATGGCATGATCCCAGGATACCAAG AGACCTTAACAGTGTGAATTGTGATGAACTTGGACCTCTACCGCCAGGTTGGGAAGTTCGAAGTACAGTGTCGGGAAGAATATATTTTGTAGATCACAATAACAGAACCACACAATTCACAGACCCAAGACTGCATCACATCATGAA TCACCAATGCCAACTAAAAGAACCCAACCAGCCTTTGCCAGTGCCGAGTGAGGGATCATTGGAAGACAGCGAGGAGTTGCCTGCTCAGAGATACGAGCGAGACTTGGTGCAGAAGCTAAAGATCCTCAGGCATGAGCTCTCCCTCCAGCAACCCCAAGCTGGCCACTGCCGCATCGAAGTATCGAGGGAAGAAATATTTGAG GAATCATACCGGCAGATAATGAAGATGAGGCCAAAAGATCTAAAGAAGAGACTGATGGTGAAATTTCGAGGAGAAGAAGGCTTGGATTATGGTGGAGTGGCAAG GGAGTGGTTGTACCTTCTGTGCCATGAAATGCTGAACCCTTATTATGGACTCTTCCAGTACTCCACGGATAACATTTATATGCTGCAAATAAATCCAGACTCCTCTATCAATCCT GATCATCTGTCTTACTTCCACTTTGTTGGTCGGATAATGGGTCTGGCTGTGTTCCATGGGCACTACATCAACGGAGGTTTCACTGTTCCTTTCTACAAACAGCTGCTGGGCAAACCCATCCAGTTATCTGATCTGGAATCAGTCGACCCAGAACTACACAAGAGTTTAGTTTGGATTCT AGAGAATGACATCACTCCGGTTCTGGACCATACTTTCTGCGTGGAGCACAACGCTTTTGGCAGGATTCTGCAACATGAGCTCAAACCAAATGGAAGAAATGTTTCTGTTACAGAGGAGAACAAGAAAGAATATGTGAG GTTGTACGTTAACTGGCGGTTCATGAGAGGGATTGAGGCCCAGTTCCTGGCTCTTCAGAAAGGCTTTAACGAACTTATTCCTCAACACCTACTGAAGCCTTTTGACCAGAAGGAGCTTGAG CTCATAATCGGTGGCTTGGATAAGATCGACTTGAATGACTGGAAGTCCAACACCCGCCTGAAGCACTGCATGGGAGACAGCAATATTGTCAAGTGGTTCTGGCAAGCGGTGGAAGCCTTTGATGAGGAGAGGAGGGCCAGGCTGCTGCAGTTTGTGACGGGCTCCACGCGGGTtcccctccagggtttcaaggcTCTGCAAG GTTCTACAGGCGCCGCAGGACCCAGGCTCTTCACTATCCACCTGATAGATGCAAATACAGACAACCTTCCAAAAGCTCATACTTG CTTTAACAGAATTGACATTCCGCCTTATGAGTCCTATGAGAAGCTTTATGAGAAGCTGCTGACAGCTGTGGAAGAGACATGTGGGTTTGCAGTGGAGTGA
- the SMURF1 gene encoding E3 ubiquitin-protein ligase SMURF1 isoform X5: protein MIFSLQTRDRIGTGGSVVDCRGLLENEGTVYEDSGPGRPLSCYMEEPAPYTDSTGAAGGGNCRFVESPSQDQTLQVQRLRTPDVRGHVQTPQNRPHGHQSPSPDLPEGYEQRTTVQGQVYFLHTQTGVSTWHDPRIPRDLNSVNCDELGPLPPGWEVRSTVSGRIYFVDHNNRTTQFTDPRLHHIMNHQCQLKEPNQPLPVPSEGSLEDSEELPAQRYERDLVQKLKILRHELSLQQPQAGHCRIEVSREEIFEESYRQIMKMRPKDLKKRLMVKFRGEEGLDYGGVAREWLYLLCHEMLNPYYGLFQYSTDNIYMLQINPDSSINPDHLSYFHFVGRIMGLAVFHGHYINGGFTVPFYKQLLGKPIQLSDLESVDPELHKSLVWILENDITPVLDHTFCVEHNAFGRILQHELKPNGRNVSVTEENKKEYVRLYVNWRFMRGIEAQFLALQKGFNELIPQHLLKPFDQKELELIIGGLDKIDLNDWKSNTRLKHCMGDSNIVKWFWQAVEAFDEERRARLLQFVTGSTRVPLQGFKALQGSTGAAGPRLFTIHLIDANTDNLPKAHTCFNRIDIPPYESYEKLYEKLLTAVEETCGFAVE, encoded by the exons TCAGCTTACAGACACGGGACAGGATAGGCACAGGAGGGTCTGTTGTAGATTGCAGGGGGCTGCTGGAGAATGAAGG AACGGTTTATGAAGACTCAGGACCTGGAAGGCCACTGAGCTGTTACATGGAGGAGCCGGCGCCATACACAGACAGCACTGGAGCTGCTGGAGGAGGGAATTGTAGATTTGTGGAATCCCCCAGTCAGGACCAGACACTCCAGGTGCAGCGTTTACGGACTCCTGATGTGAGAGGTCATGTACAAACCCCCCAAAATAGGCCACATGGTCATCAGTCCCCATCGCCTGACCTGCCTGAAGGCTATG aacaaaggacaacagtaCAGGGACAAGTTTACTTTTTACATACACAAACTGGTGTTAGCACATGGCATGATCCCAGGATACCAAG AGACCTTAACAGTGTGAATTGTGATGAACTTGGACCTCTACCGCCAGGTTGGGAAGTTCGAAGTACAGTGTCGGGAAGAATATATTTTGTAGATCACAATAACAGAACCACACAATTCACAGACCCAAGACTGCATCACATCATGAA TCACCAATGCCAACTAAAAGAACCCAACCAGCCTTTGCCAGTGCCGAGTGAGGGATCATTGGAAGACAGCGAGGAGTTGCCTGCTCAGAGATACGAGCGAGACTTGGTGCAGAAGCTAAAGATCCTCAGGCATGAGCTCTCCCTCCAGCAACCCCAAGCTGGCCACTGCCGCATCGAAGTATCGAGGGAAGAAATATTTGAG GAATCATACCGGCAGATAATGAAGATGAGGCCAAAAGATCTAAAGAAGAGACTGATGGTGAAATTTCGAGGAGAAGAAGGCTTGGATTATGGTGGAGTGGCAAG GGAGTGGTTGTACCTTCTGTGCCATGAAATGCTGAACCCTTATTATGGACTCTTCCAGTACTCCACGGATAACATTTATATGCTGCAAATAAATCCAGACTCCTCTATCAATCCT GATCATCTGTCTTACTTCCACTTTGTTGGTCGGATAATGGGTCTGGCTGTGTTCCATGGGCACTACATCAACGGAGGTTTCACTGTTCCTTTCTACAAACAGCTGCTGGGCAAACCCATCCAGTTATCTGATCTGGAATCAGTCGACCCAGAACTACACAAGAGTTTAGTTTGGATTCT AGAGAATGACATCACTCCGGTTCTGGACCATACTTTCTGCGTGGAGCACAACGCTTTTGGCAGGATTCTGCAACATGAGCTCAAACCAAATGGAAGAAATGTTTCTGTTACAGAGGAGAACAAGAAAGAATATGTGAG GTTGTACGTTAACTGGCGGTTCATGAGAGGGATTGAGGCCCAGTTCCTGGCTCTTCAGAAAGGCTTTAACGAACTTATTCCTCAACACCTACTGAAGCCTTTTGACCAGAAGGAGCTTGAG CTCATAATCGGTGGCTTGGATAAGATCGACTTGAATGACTGGAAGTCCAACACCCGCCTGAAGCACTGCATGGGAGACAGCAATATTGTCAAGTGGTTCTGGCAAGCGGTGGAAGCCTTTGATGAGGAGAGGAGGGCCAGGCTGCTGCAGTTTGTGACGGGCTCCACGCGGGTtcccctccagggtttcaaggcTCTGCAAG GTTCTACAGGCGCCGCAGGACCCAGGCTCTTCACTATCCACCTGATAGATGCAAATACAGACAACCTTCCAAAAGCTCATACTTG CTTTAACAGAATTGACATTCCGCCTTATGAGTCCTATGAGAAGCTTTATGAGAAGCTGCTGACAGCTGTGGAAGAGACATGTGGGTTTGCAGTGGAGTGA
- the SMURF1 gene encoding E3 ubiquitin-protein ligase SMURF1 isoform X4 yields MIYQRLDLCKLNPTDTDAVRGQIVVSLQTRDRIGTGGSVVDCRGLLENEGTVYEDSGPGRPLSCYMEEPAPYTDSTGAAGGGNCRFVESPSQDQTLQVQRLRTPDVRGHVQTPQNRPHGHQSPSPDLPEGYEQRTTVQGQVYFLHTQTGVSTWHDPRIPRDLNSVNCDELGPLPPGWEVRSTVSGRIYFVDHNNRTTQFTDPRLHHIMNHQCQLKEPNQPLPVPSEGSLEDSEELPAQRYERDLVQKLKILRHELSLQQPQAGHCRIEVSREEIFEESYRQIMKMRPKDLKKRLMVKFRGEEGLDYGGVAREWLYLLCHEMLNPYYGLFQYSTDNIYMLQINPDSSINPDHLSYFHFVGRIMGLAVFHGHYINGGFTVPFYKQLLGKPIQLSDLESVDPELHKSLVWILENDITPVLDHTFCVEHNAFGRILQHELKPNGRNVSVTEENKKEYVRLYVNWRFMRGIEAQFLALQKGFNELIPQHLLKPFDQKELELIIGGLDKIDLNDWKSNTRLKHCMGDSNIVKWFWQAVEAFDEERRARLLQFVTGSTRVPLQGFKALQGSTGAAGPRLFTIHLIDANTDNLPKAHTCFNRIDIPPYESYEKLYEKLLTAVEETCGFAVE; encoded by the exons ACCAGCGTTTGGATCTATGCAAACTAAACCCCACAGATACCGATGCAGTACGAGGCCAGATAGTGG TCAGCTTACAGACACGGGACAGGATAGGCACAGGAGGGTCTGTTGTAGATTGCAGGGGGCTGCTGGAGAATGAAGG AACGGTTTATGAAGACTCAGGACCTGGAAGGCCACTGAGCTGTTACATGGAGGAGCCGGCGCCATACACAGACAGCACTGGAGCTGCTGGAGGAGGGAATTGTAGATTTGTGGAATCCCCCAGTCAGGACCAGACACTCCAGGTGCAGCGTTTACGGACTCCTGATGTGAGAGGTCATGTACAAACCCCCCAAAATAGGCCACATGGTCATCAGTCCCCATCGCCTGACCTGCCTGAAGGCTATG aacaaaggacaacagtaCAGGGACAAGTTTACTTTTTACATACACAAACTGGTGTTAGCACATGGCATGATCCCAGGATACCAAG AGACCTTAACAGTGTGAATTGTGATGAACTTGGACCTCTACCGCCAGGTTGGGAAGTTCGAAGTACAGTGTCGGGAAGAATATATTTTGTAGATCACAATAACAGAACCACACAATTCACAGACCCAAGACTGCATCACATCATGAA TCACCAATGCCAACTAAAAGAACCCAACCAGCCTTTGCCAGTGCCGAGTGAGGGATCATTGGAAGACAGCGAGGAGTTGCCTGCTCAGAGATACGAGCGAGACTTGGTGCAGAAGCTAAAGATCCTCAGGCATGAGCTCTCCCTCCAGCAACCCCAAGCTGGCCACTGCCGCATCGAAGTATCGAGGGAAGAAATATTTGAG GAATCATACCGGCAGATAATGAAGATGAGGCCAAAAGATCTAAAGAAGAGACTGATGGTGAAATTTCGAGGAGAAGAAGGCTTGGATTATGGTGGAGTGGCAAG GGAGTGGTTGTACCTTCTGTGCCATGAAATGCTGAACCCTTATTATGGACTCTTCCAGTACTCCACGGATAACATTTATATGCTGCAAATAAATCCAGACTCCTCTATCAATCCT GATCATCTGTCTTACTTCCACTTTGTTGGTCGGATAATGGGTCTGGCTGTGTTCCATGGGCACTACATCAACGGAGGTTTCACTGTTCCTTTCTACAAACAGCTGCTGGGCAAACCCATCCAGTTATCTGATCTGGAATCAGTCGACCCAGAACTACACAAGAGTTTAGTTTGGATTCT AGAGAATGACATCACTCCGGTTCTGGACCATACTTTCTGCGTGGAGCACAACGCTTTTGGCAGGATTCTGCAACATGAGCTCAAACCAAATGGAAGAAATGTTTCTGTTACAGAGGAGAACAAGAAAGAATATGTGAG GTTGTACGTTAACTGGCGGTTCATGAGAGGGATTGAGGCCCAGTTCCTGGCTCTTCAGAAAGGCTTTAACGAACTTATTCCTCAACACCTACTGAAGCCTTTTGACCAGAAGGAGCTTGAG CTCATAATCGGTGGCTTGGATAAGATCGACTTGAATGACTGGAAGTCCAACACCCGCCTGAAGCACTGCATGGGAGACAGCAATATTGTCAAGTGGTTCTGGCAAGCGGTGGAAGCCTTTGATGAGGAGAGGAGGGCCAGGCTGCTGCAGTTTGTGACGGGCTCCACGCGGGTtcccctccagggtttcaaggcTCTGCAAG GTTCTACAGGCGCCGCAGGACCCAGGCTCTTCACTATCCACCTGATAGATGCAAATACAGACAACCTTCCAAAAGCTCATACTTG CTTTAACAGAATTGACATTCCGCCTTATGAGTCCTATGAGAAGCTTTATGAGAAGCTGCTGACAGCTGTGGAAGAGACATGTGGGTTTGCAGTGGAGTGA